Proteins encoded in a region of the Plodia interpunctella isolate USDA-ARS_2022_Savannah chromosome 27, ilPloInte3.2, whole genome shotgun sequence genome:
- the LOC128681617 gene encoding tissue factor pathway inhibitor-like isoform X1, with protein sequence MFLLCSLLAFYSLSIADARMPPQYPDYVYQILLKGSSNSSEEDLSSEEEDGDYIFYPTFDWKPWWFVRWPKQHDCRQPLDPGHCPGINRRYGYDSDIEKCRFFIYGGCGGNSNNFENLVDCEQYCEKWK encoded by the exons atgtttttattatgcaGTCTTCTGGCTTTTTACAGTTTAAGCATAGCTGACG CAAGAATGCCTCCGCAATATCCCGACTACGTGTACCAAATCCTATTGAAAGGGTCCAGCAATTCTTCAGAAGAAGACTTATCGTCTGAAGAAGAGGACggagattatatattttatcccacTTTTGATTGGAAGCCTTGGTGGTTTGTTAgat ggCCCAAACAACACGATTGTAGACAACCACTCGATCCTGGTCATTGCCCTGGCATCAATAGACG atatgGTTACGACAGCGACATAGAAAAGTGCAGATTCTTCATATACGGAGGCTGTGGGGGCAACTCAAACAATTTCGAAAATCTCGTGGATTGCGAGCAGTACTGCGAGAAAtggaaataa
- the LOC128681617 gene encoding tissue factor pathway inhibitor-like isoform X2, which translates to MCSRGYYTKRLDTMDLIARMPPQYPDYVYQILLKGSSNSSEEDLSSEEEDGDYIFYPTFDWKPWWFVRWPKQHDCRQPLDPGHCPGINRRYGYDSDIEKCRFFIYGGCGGNSNNFENLVDCEQYCEKWK; encoded by the exons ATGTGCTCTCGTGGATATTATACGAAGCGACTAGacaccatggatttaatag CAAGAATGCCTCCGCAATATCCCGACTACGTGTACCAAATCCTATTGAAAGGGTCCAGCAATTCTTCAGAAGAAGACTTATCGTCTGAAGAAGAGGACggagattatatattttatcccacTTTTGATTGGAAGCCTTGGTGGTTTGTTAgat ggCCCAAACAACACGATTGTAGACAACCACTCGATCCTGGTCATTGCCCTGGCATCAATAGACG atatgGTTACGACAGCGACATAGAAAAGTGCAGATTCTTCATATACGGAGGCTGTGGGGGCAACTCAAACAATTTCGAAAATCTCGTGGATTGCGAGCAGTACTGCGAGAAAtggaaataa